Below is a genomic region from Salvelinus fontinalis isolate EN_2023a chromosome 2, ASM2944872v1, whole genome shotgun sequence.
TTACTAGACTTAGTCTAAGCAGAAAGAAGAATTGAATAGAGGAATATGCACAGGATAGCCTATAGCCTACATAGAAAGATAACATATTTCAATAAAACATTAGATCAAATGCTGGCCAGATAAAATCACACATCTTTAGCTATTTACCTGAGTTGACTTGAGTTTGATTTTCATTTTATAATAAAAGACCCATGCACAACTATTAGGTAACTTCAACCatgggaaatgtttttgtttatgGCAACAAGAAAATCTAGCATAAAATACTTAATGTCAGGGTCTCTTGGTTCAGGGCATACTGTGAGGAGTCTGAACAGGCTTGGGAAAGTATGTTGGAAGTTTCTATAAAGAACCTTACTGTCATAACAAGACTGTTTATCATTTGGATTTTCTTGGCAGACTGCCTGACGAGACATCGATAGCAACATGGGTGTCACACGCTATGGCTTCATCTGTTTATTCTCAAGGGCAATAGATGGAAAGTTGCCTATAAGCTGAGGTTCATGATAGTATAGTACAACACTTCCTTTGAGCCTGTAGTCCTTAATTGGTCTAGTTTCTCTTTCAACAACAACTGCTAAAACAGATGTATAAATGCTGAACAGACCAGATGACTATATAAACAAGACCTCAACTTTATGGCtaaattgtattgtgtaaacacAGTGATGCTATTTTAATACGCTAATCTAGCTGATGCAACACATCAGATGATTGGTTATTCAATATTTCAATGTGCTTGTACCCGTCCCTATTAAAATAAACCATAAATGTAATTAAATCTAGGCCTATGCATGGTGTGAGACCCCAGTATTTGACTACCCTTTGCAACGTCCTCAAAGGTAAGCCTCTCCAACTGATGAAAGAGGATGCTGACAGAGTCCAGAAACTCAGGGAGGAATCCTACCATGTGATCTGCAAGGATAAATTTCACAAAAATCTCCCATTGACATGAAAGCATTATTTCCGCAAAAGTCTGAGCCTTGTGATTCCCTGGTGCTAAAAGTCTCCAGTAGACCATTATCCTCCTTTTATAACGTGGTGAACAACAGCAACAATAGACAATGTAATGAACGCATGGTGCCCTGCACATGTTTCCTCTCTAATGCATTATGCATCCTCACACTTGTGATGAATGTGTTGGGGATGTCTGTAATCATTAACTAATAGACCTGGTTGGGTCATAACTCACAGTCCCAAACAGCCACAGCTCAGAAGCCTGATCTCCATACAAAGCAGACAAACATCGGCTGAACATTCAATATTTGGACAACTGTGTGTTTTTCTCTAGTTTATCAGCACTGTCCACTGGGACAGATGGTACCTTGGTGTGCAGGGCAGTGATGTTGGTGATGTGGTCTATGGCAAGGGTATTATTGGTGATGGAGTGCCCGGTTTAACCTCTGTTTTAACTCTGTTTACTAAACTTGCTAAAAGCACTCTGGTAATCAACATGGCGCAATTAAGACAATTGCCTTGTTAATCACAGACGTATTTGTGTAGACATAAACAAGAGGCTTTTGACTGAGTAAACATCTTCACAGTGACATGTTGCATAGCAGAGATCAACCACAGTTAATGGCCTCCTTGAGTTGGAAATAACAACTttcttgtcacgttctgaccgtagttccttttttatgtctttattttagttcggtcagggcgtgagttggggtgggcattctatgttgtttttctatgttttgttctgtatttatatttctatgtgtttgtcctagtatagttctcaatcagaggcaggtgtcagtcgttgtctctgattgggagccatatttaggtagcctgttttctattgtgttttgtgggtgattattttccgtttctgtgtttgcaccatacgggactgtttcggttgtttgtttgtgttttttgttattttgttctgtgttcattttgatttattaaaaatctaattatggacacttaccacgctgcacattgatccgatccttgctactcctcctcagacgaagaggaaatccgttacattTCTCCCCTCTCACACCAGTAGCAGTCCCTTAGCTGGCTAAAAAACATCAATAGGTTTGTAATGGATTTACAAAGGTTACATGAATAAATATTGCGAAAATATGTCCTATTATACCATCAGGGAAGAGTTCAACAAAACACACTTAGATCATGCATCTCTCACCTGGtttcccccctccccaccccaatCACACGTTCACTTGTCTCCCCCCTCCCTGAACGTGTTTCTCAAGGGAAAGCCATCCGCTCCATTAGTGCAGTTGGAGGGGTGGGGGACGGACATGACATGGGAATTGTaggatgtgtgtgtacgtgtggtgGGCTGCACAGTGGGACCATGCTAGTGTTATTTTTAGCTCCCTGGGGAAGATCATGGTTTGTGGAgcaaacaacagcagcagcaggaaAGTAACAGGCCTAATGTCTGTCAGCCGGCCACGGCCAGATAACATATCACCTTGGAAACGTGTGCTGGTTGGAGGGTGGTGGCTGGGAACACTCAGCTAGAAGTAAACAcagaccctctcctcctcctctcctcttccctccttcaCTCCCCTCCATGCCTCACTAAACGAGGCTACACTCTTTTCCATCACTAGCTCAACGTGCCTGTACAGCGTGGGATTTTCCATGTTGTCCTCTTTTTTTCCCTCCTCCTTTGGCCTTCAGCAACACATGCTAAGTAGTATTTCCTGAAAAAGTCTTCTTTCTTAACATGGTTaaccatacactcttagaaaaaaagagatatctagaacctaaaagggttcttcggctgtccccataggagaacactttttggttccaggtagaacccttttgggttccaagtaggaccctttccacagagtgttctacatggaacccaaaagtgttctacgtggaaccaaaaagggttctcctatgggtacagccaaagaacccttttggaacccttagAGAGTACATGTAGTTTAAAGCAGTCATTGAATGAAATAAGAATGATGGACCAATGAGACATTGAGGGATATTGAACTCTTGAAAGGAGAAATCTGTCAGCGATTCATTAGCGCTTATATTGAACCCATACGCTTGTTATTGTTCAACTCCACTAGCCCCATAAGAGGGCAATCAGCCGGCGGGGGAGAAAGAACACTTCACATTTACTTCATCTGGTATCTACTCACTCTGAGCTCTCAACAGGGCAGGGAGCGATAACTGGAGGAGCAGCCCCTGCACATGCATGACGTGACGGTGGTGATGAGTATGTGtgcatgtgggggggggggggggggtcttccaACAATACCACACCACAGGTAGTCCCCATGGTGATGCACTGACCAGCTGGCTGCAGTGCAGTCAGTCATGATGTAATGTTTGTCCAGTTCTTttccctcctcactctctccagtTCAAAGATCAGGCGTGGTGGAGTGACCAGGTGTTCACACAGGGTATAAAAGGGATAGCAGCGGTGACAGGCGTGCACTGGACAGACAAGCAGCACACACTACAAGGGCTACACAGAGACCTCACACCACTACCTCTTGACTTTATCAGGCAATACACACAGAACTATGGTACTGCCAGCGGGCATCTCAGCAGACACCTCTGCTCTTCTGACATAGGATATCAGACACAGCAGCAGCTTTAGAATAGTTATCGAAGACTGGTCTTGACGTTAGTGTGACTGTCAGATACAGTGAACTAGAGAGCAGCCATGGACACCGTCCACGCCTATGGGGTTAGCACCACACGATACCTCCAGACTCACTACAGGGACACTCAGAGCTGGTTCCTGTTTGTTTCCATGGCAGCTGACCTGCGGAACACCTTCTTTGTCTTCTTCCCTGTGTGTTTCCACCTGCGGGAATCAGTGGGGGTCAAGCTGGTCTGGGTGGCTGTGGTGGGAGACTGGCTCAACCTTATCTTCAAATGGTAGGTGACTACTAATACTAATCACAGTGCTCAGATGGTAAGATAAAGAATAACAATATAATATGTATAATTCCAGGATAAAAAATACTGCAGGTTCCGAATGATTTAACTATGCTATGAGAACAATCCAACAGATGATCCCTCCAGTGCGTATGTTGCTAGACAGAGGAGGATTCAATATGTGATACATGATATATTACTCTCTCATGTCTACACAGGATCCTGTTTGGCGAGCGTCCCTATTGGTGGGTTCAAGAGACTCCTTACTATGGCAACTCATCAGCGCCACAAATTGGGCAGTTCCCTATGACCTGTGAGACTAGTCCAGGTGAGTGCCTGTTTGTCTGCTGCTGGTTGCAAAACCACTTTCCTTTCTGGAGAATCCATGCAGTATTTTCAACTCAAACGAATTAaattccattattttattttattttttatttatttaacctttatttaactaggcaagtcagttaagaacaaattcttatttacaatgatggcctaccaaaaagTATagaagcaacacatgacaacacaacatggcagcagcacaacatggtagcagcacaaaacaaggtacaaacattattgggcacagacaacagcacaaagggcaagaaggtagagacaacaatacatcacgcaaagcagccacaactgtcagtaagaatgtccatgattgagtctttgaattaagagattgagataaaactgtccagttttagtgtttgttgcagctcgttccagtcgctagctgcagcgaactgaaaagaggagcgacccagggatgtgtgtgctttagggatactttaacagaatgtgactgacagaatgggtgttgtatgtggaggatgagggctgcagtagatatctcagataggggagagtgaggcctaagagggtttaataaataagcataaaccaGTGGGTTTTGCAACGGGTATACAGAgctgaccagtttacagaagagtatagagtgcagttcGATTCAGTTTGATTCCATTCTGTTCACAAtttttttttcaaacaaaacTGTACTTGACAGCAGTTCTCCTCTCACAGGAAGTCCGTCGGGTCATGCCATGAGTGCTGCAGGGGTTTACTACGCTATGATCTCATCACTCCTCGCCATCCTCCTCAAGGAACATGGGGGTCACATCAAGAACTGGTAAGAGGACAAATTCTATGTTGTTTATCAGAGTTTATCTGCTAGACACTAATATCTAGATTGAATGATCCAACTCTGCTAAGTAGGTCACTGTGTGTCCTTCCCTGcgtatgtgtgtgcgcgcgcgcgcgcatcAGGTGTGTCCACGCGACCCTGTGGGCTGTCTTCtggtgtgtgcaggtgtgtgtctgCCTCACAAGGGTTTTCATCGCTGCCCACTTCCCTCACCAAGTTGTCGCTGGGGTCGTCACAGGTCAGTGGAGAGCCCCAACTCTTATACTGAATTCTAAATCAAACCCtacaccctactaccctgttggCCCTTCTTTCAGTTCTGGATAAGCAATATGGTAATAGCACTGCTTTGAACACTGATTGGCTTGGTGTAACTTCTGCTATGAATGTAGTTTATGCCAAATATGTTGTTTATGCATACACACAtcataacatacgcactatacacacacgcacacatagattttgtgttgtagatatgtggtagtagagtagtggcctgaggacacacactcaatgtgttgtgaaatgtattgtgatgtttttttaaattgtataactgccttaattttactggacaccaggaagagtatctACAAATACAAAACTttcagatatacactgagtgtacaaaacattaagaacacctgctctttccatgacttagactgaccaggtgaatccaggtgaaagctatgatcccttattgatgttacttgttaaatcacaattcaatcagtgtagatgaagaggaggagacaggttaaggaaggatttttaagccttgatacaattgagacatggattgtgtatgtgtgccattcagagggtaaatgggcaagacaaataaTTTAGGTGTCTTTGAacaggtatggtagtaggtgcctggcGCCTTTGTTAGGTGTTTTCCCAATTGAGAACATGCAAGTGAAAGCTGGGAAAGAACTTCTCTTTGACAAGCCTGTCCGTTTTCCTAGGCATCCTAGTGGCGGAGACCTTTGACCGGGTCCAGTGGATCTACAGGGCTAGCCTGAAGCGttacatctacaccaccctctcCCTGCTCTCCTTCGCTGTGGGCCTTTACCTGGTCCTTAGGGGCCTGGGGGTGGACCTGCTCTGGACCCTGGACAAGGCCCAGCGCTGGTGCCAGCGGCCCCAATGGGTCCACATAGACACTACACCCTTCGCCAGCCTCCTGCGCAACACCGGCACTCTGTTAGGCCTGGGCTTGGGCTTGCACTCGCCCCTCTACGCCGAGGCCCGGAGAGTAGGCAGTGGCGCCACATATAGGCTGGCATGCGCGGGCGCCACACTGCTGCTGCTCCACCTACTGGACTCATTCAAACCACCAGCCCacaccagggctctgttctatCTGCTGTCCTTCTGTAAGAGTGCCACTGTGCCCCTGGCCACTGTGGGCATAGTGCCCTACTGCGTGGCCGAGGCAGCGGGACTGAACGGAAAGAAACACCAGTTTTGAAGTAATTCGAACTTATTGTAATTCTGTGACAAATGCCCTGAAGGGACAGACAGAGGCGGACTGTCATAGGAGAAGCAGGAATGTTCACCCCAGTTGAAAGGGCTTGAAGGTCGGTCAGTAGACACTTGTTGCTGCATGAGGTGGATGTTTAATATTACTTTTTTCCCCTCttttttttgtcacatgcacagatgTAGTTGCAGTGTACAGTAAAATTCTTAAGCTCTGAGCTCCAGCAGTGCAGGTGTG
It encodes:
- the LOC129827780 gene encoding glucose-6-phosphatase catalytic subunit 1-like, encoding MDTVHAYGVSTTRYLQTHYRDTQSWFLFVSMAADLRNTFFVFFPVCFHLRESVGVKLVWVAVVGDWLNLIFKWILFGERPYWWVQETPYYGNSSAPQIGQFPMTCETSPGSPSGHAMSAAGVYYAMISSLLAILLKEHGGHIKNWCVHATLWAVFWCVQVCVCLTRVFIAAHFPHQVVAGVVTGILVAETFDRVQWIYRASLKRYIYTTLSLLSFAVGLYLVLRGLGVDLLWTLDKAQRWCQRPQWVHIDTTPFASLLRNTGTLLGLGLGLHSPLYAEARRVGSGATYRLACAGATLLLLHLLDSFKPPAHTRALFYLLSFCKSATVPLATVGIVPYCVAEAAGLNGKKHQF